One Spinacia oleracea cultivar Varoflay chromosome 4, BTI_SOV_V1, whole genome shotgun sequence DNA segment encodes these proteins:
- the LOC110792385 gene encoding peptidyl-prolyl cis-trans isomerase CYP21-1 isoform X2, with the protein MMRRDISAFAQPRCLFILILAAFLLIFAFSYSFQGIVEEELEITHRVFLDIDMDDQRLGRIVIGLFGTVVPKTSGEKGMGTSGKPLHYKKTPFHRIIPGFMIQGGDIVHGDGKGGESIYGGTFHDENFKIKHWRAGVVSMVNSGRNSNGSQFFITTVKASWLDREHVVFGKVLQGMDTVYAIEGGAGTYSGKPRKKVIIADSGEIPKSKWDEDTTKL; encoded by the exons ATGATGCGAAGAGATATATCCGCATTTGCTCAGCCCAGATGCCTTTTCATCCTCATCCTTGCTGCTTTTCTCCTCATCTTCGCCTTCTCCTACAGTTTTCAg GGCATAGTTGAGGAGGAGCTTGAAATTACTCATAGAGTGTTCTTGGATATTGATATGGATGATCAACGGTTAG GTAGAATCGTGATTGGATTGTTTGGTACAGTTGTTCCAAAAACATCTG GAGAGAAGGGAATGGGCACCAGTGGTAAACCTCTACATTATAAGAAAACACCTTTCCATCGTATAATTCCCGGGTTTATGATTCAAGGTGGAGATATTGTTCATGGTGATGGGAAGGGTGGAGAATCAATTTATGGTGGTACCTTCCATgatgaaaatttcaaaataaaacattGGCGTGCAG GAGTTGTGTCTATGGTGAATTCTGGACGTAATTCTAATGGTTCGCAGTTCTTTATCACCACAGTGAAGGCAAGCTG GTTGGATCGTGAGCATGTGGTGTTTGGGAAGGTTTTACAAGGCATGGATACTGTATATGCCATTGAAGGTGGAGCTGGAACTTATAGTGGAAAACCTAGGAAGAAGGTAATCATAGCCGACTCTGGAGAGATACCCAAGAGCAAATGGGACGAGGACACGACTAAACTTTAA
- the LOC110792385 gene encoding peptidyl-prolyl cis-trans isomerase CYP21-1 isoform X1: MMRRDISAFAQPRCLFILILAAFLLIFAFSYSFQGIVEEELEITHRVFLDIDMDDQRLGRIVIGLFGTVVPKTSENFRALCTGEKGMGTSGKPLHYKKTPFHRIIPGFMIQGGDIVHGDGKGGESIYGGTFHDENFKIKHWRAGVVSMVNSGRNSNGSQFFITTVKASWLDREHVVFGKVLQGMDTVYAIEGGAGTYSGKPRKKVIIADSGEIPKSKWDEDTTKL; encoded by the exons ATGATGCGAAGAGATATATCCGCATTTGCTCAGCCCAGATGCCTTTTCATCCTCATCCTTGCTGCTTTTCTCCTCATCTTCGCCTTCTCCTACAGTTTTCAg GGCATAGTTGAGGAGGAGCTTGAAATTACTCATAGAGTGTTCTTGGATATTGATATGGATGATCAACGGTTAG GTAGAATCGTGATTGGATTGTTTGGTACAGTTGTTCCAAAAACATCTG AAAATTTCAGGGCTCTTTGCACTG GAGAGAAGGGAATGGGCACCAGTGGTAAACCTCTACATTATAAGAAAACACCTTTCCATCGTATAATTCCCGGGTTTATGATTCAAGGTGGAGATATTGTTCATGGTGATGGGAAGGGTGGAGAATCAATTTATGGTGGTACCTTCCATgatgaaaatttcaaaataaaacattGGCGTGCAG GAGTTGTGTCTATGGTGAATTCTGGACGTAATTCTAATGGTTCGCAGTTCTTTATCACCACAGTGAAGGCAAGCTG GTTGGATCGTGAGCATGTGGTGTTTGGGAAGGTTTTACAAGGCATGGATACTGTATATGCCATTGAAGGTGGAGCTGGAACTTATAGTGGAAAACCTAGGAAGAAGGTAATCATAGCCGACTCTGGAGAGATACCCAAGAGCAAATGGGACGAGGACACGACTAAACTTTAA